CTGTGGCTGAGTCAATGCTAGTTTTTTCGCCTTGCCTCAATATCCACCCATCAAAGGGCAGTGAGAATGCACCTTCTAAAGCCTGCACCCCAGCATGAAGAGCTTGGAGGTCGTCGATGAAAATCACATTGTCGGCTGTGTCTAAGGTATAGCGATCATCGGCAGCAGCACCCCCTACTACATGATAGAAGTGAGGACTGACAGTGACCTTAGCACCCATATTGGCATGTCCTGTAGGCTGGGCATTCAGACGCTTAGCCGTGCCTGCACTATGGAGAAAACTAGTCAACACACCCCGCTCAATGAGAGCAACTGGTCGAGTAGGCGTGCCTTCACCATCAAAGGTGTCCTTGCTAACGTTGGCAGGATGCAGGGCATTGTCGTAAACAGAAAGCAGAGGCGAGGCGATCGCAGTGCCTAGTGATTCTGGAGTAGAGAGACTTTGGCGATCAAGAATGTTTTGAGCATTGAACAAGTTAGAGAAAGCACCCAACAAGCTCAGAAACGCTTCCGCAGAAAAGACAACAAGGTACTTACCAGAGGGAACTTTCTCGTAGTCGAGGTGGCTAATGGTTTTTTCCACCGTCTCTTGCAAGCATCCTTGAACATCCAACTCCTCTAAAGACCGACTCACGCGATAGGCTCCTGCGCTGCGAGGTTTTTTACCCTCTTGCTCAGTTTTGCTGTAGAGATAGATAGAACTAGAAGAATGGCTTTCACGGCGAATAGATCCCTCACTATTAAGATAAAACCGAGTAGAGTCCGTCTGAGATAAGCCGTTGTAGGGTACACCCTTGATTGCAGGATGGGCAGCCAGTAGTTGCTGTTCTGCCGACAACAAGGTGCTGATTAGTTCAGCAATAGGTGCTTGGGGAGCAGTTTGCTCAGGTATTGATGCTAGAGGTGCCGTCGCCTCTGGGCTAAAATCAGGTACATGTTCTTTTGCTCCAAAGAAACTAGCCTCATGGGCAGTCTGTAGCGCTAGATGCACACCTATTGGATCAACATCGGT
This genomic window from Cyanobacteriota bacterium contains:
- a CDS encoding TldD/PmbA family protein, with translation MLNIDDLATSAHDSAQKLGIKKFDIYGETIDRNSVQVDMGEPKQVKASNRSAVTVRVWNQDGTVGITSTTDVDPIGVHLALQTAHEASFFGAKEHVPDFSPEATAPLASIPEQTAPQAPIAELISTLLSAEQQLLAAHPAIKGVPYNGLSQTDSTRFYLNSEGSIRRESHSSSSIYLYSKTEQEGKKPRSAGAYRVSRSLEELDVQGCLQETVEKTISHLDYEKVPSGKYLVVFSAEAFLSLLGAFSNLFNAQNILDRQSLSTPESLGTAIASPLLSVYDNALHPANVSKDTFDGEGTPTRPVALIERGVLTSFLHSAGTAKRLNAQPTGHANMGAKVTVSPHFYHVVGGAAADDRYTLDTADNVIFIDDLQALHAGVQALEGAFSLPFDGWILRQGEKTSIDSATVAGDFRALLQSIVHVEPQEHLTPGGVSPRIWVSDLSITCE